The region CCCGAGGATCACGACCTCCTTTTCCAGCCCCGCGTAGGAACGCAGCGATGGCGGAACGAGGACCCTCCCCTGCTTGTCGGGGACGACCTCGACGGCGCCTCCGAGGAAAAAGCGCACGAACGTGTTCATCTTCCGCGCGGTGCTGGGAACACGGGTAAGCAGCTCCTCGATCCGCGCCCAGTCGTCCGCGGCGTAGGCGTAGAGGCAGTCCGAGTAGTTGGTCAGGAAGAACGATCCCTGGGAGGATTCCTGGAGGCGGTCGCGGAACGGGGCAGGGATGTTGACCCTGCCTTTAAGATCGATAATATATTCGAAGCGTCCCCGGAAGATCATGGTGGCACGCTACCCACCTTTCCCCACAATTACCCACTTGTTGGGTATTTTATCGGGACCCGCGGGAGTGTCAAGGAATTTCGATCCCTT is a window of bacterium DNA encoding:
- the mraZ gene encoding division/cell wall cluster transcriptional repressor MraZ, which gives rise to MIFRGRFEYIIDLKGRVNIPAPFRDRLQESSQGSFFLTNYSDCLYAYAADDWARIEELLTRVPSTARKMNTFVRFFLGGAVEVVPDKQGRVLVPPSLRSYAGLEKEVVILGMPNRFEIWSLARWQEEIGRFEKEVQEDPELAREISALGI